A section of the Triticum dicoccoides isolate Atlit2015 ecotype Zavitan chromosome 7A, WEW_v2.0, whole genome shotgun sequence genome encodes:
- the LOC119331775 gene encoding red chlorophyll catabolite reductase-like isoform X2, whose amino-acid sequence MLRPVTSVSMAAPTLPTISGLHHGVSPLLRARTSSTMCACMPSLAHRKVARELVAVPADVLEFRNSTGTAVGMLDVRRGVPASSIDFMLYSSLHCKVPNGAIDITSVLISLNALSDAPHFLMEFIQGSPSSMVVILDLLPRKDLALHPEYIVKYYENTGLDKQRENIEELPQTRPYRSPSLFVRSACSPTALSVTIDCGHGGESTLEEIVSSHLASAVKEVLQIWLHSCAGQTSEMEDAEREIMVRRDQAVRLKSIEVDLTANLPKMFGPDVSSHVIAEIRKAFGA is encoded by the exons ATGCTCCGGCCAGTGACCTCTGTCTCCATGGCTGCGCCAACCCTTCCAACTATCTCCGGTCTCCACCATGGCGTGTCTCCTCTTCTCCGAGCCAGAACATCAAGCACCATGTGCGCATGCATGCCCTCCCTGGCGCACCGAAAGGTAGCGCGAGAGCTGGT GGCTGTTCCTGCAGACGTACTCGAGTTTCGGAACAGCACCGGAACCGCCGTCGGCATGCTGGACGTGCGTCGAGGCGTGCCTGCCTCATCG ATTGATTTCATGTTGTACTCGTCACTTCACTGCAAAGTCCCGAATGGTGCAATCGATATTACATCGGTTCTTATTTCCCTAAACGCCTTGTCGGATGCACCACATTTCCTCATGGAGTTCATACAAGGCAGCCCAAGTTCAATGGTAGTGATTCTCGATCTGCTCCCACGTAAAGACCTTGCACTCCACCCCGAGTACATCGTCAAGTACTATGAAAACACTGGGCTGGACAAGCAACGTGAGAACATCGAAGAGTTGCCACAAACCCGTCCATACCGGTCGCCGTCGCTCTTTGTGCGCAGTGCATGTTCTCCAACAGCGCTGTCGGTCACCATTGATTGTGGTCATGGAGGGGAGAGTACCTTGGAGGAGATAGTGTCCAGCCATCTGGCATCAGCTGTGAAGGAAGTGCTTCAAATCTGGCTTCATAGTTGTGCTGGTCAAACATCCGAAATGGAAGATGCCGAGAGGGAGATCATGGTCAGGAGGGATCAAGCTGTAAGATTAAAATCAATCGAGGTCGATCTGACAGCAAATTTGCCTAAGATGTTCGGTCCAGATGTGTCCAGCCATGTAATCGCTGAAATTCGTAAGGCCTTTGGAGCCTAG
- the LOC119333204 gene encoding uncharacterized protein LOC119333204: MAAVSRAQADDESGKPHRRLPISSGKAITVSKGNENGNVAGCDQDRSSAAEDLTVEIVFSEEDGYAVNDVLAQSRHRDGSIYRGVDSLWWKREYRIADRTETRLEAMALSNPTNCVVLDGTCITHDAFSMLQFYSVELAEVPMDGGSVELYGYIAVRDDIDPLLNYVVNISRDDPIVVEEGSLINMTGPKRGTDIADSVLIEYDMRIKVGEEEKYDIQLIDGASIIGPEGNWNRPFTFRIPGDGGAVDIILSCLLYAVEATVEVPISEVQSSFNLSMGCLSSGFSEEIRLFDGAVAKSCGLKRSVVAVLKNSSIDLEFKVVALSSSSDHQHCCPFKAKTHGHDTQEIKNDFALISVKVTWSTLLGSFSD, translated from the coding sequence ATGGCCGCCGTCAGTCGAGCACAAGCCGATGATGAATCTGGTAAACCACACAGGCGACTGCCCATCTCTTCTGGTAAGGCTATTACTGTTTCCAAGGGCAACGAAAATGGTAACGTCGCCGGTTGTGACCAAGATCGGAGCAGCGCAGCCGAGGATCTGACGGTTGAAATCGTTTTCAGCGAGGAGGACGGATACGCCGTGAATGATGTGCTCGCACAAAGCAGACACCGTGATGGTTCTATATACAGGGGTGTGGATTCACTTTGGTGGAAGAGAGAGTATCGTATTGCGGACCGTACAGAGACGCGGCTTGAGGCAATGGCATTGTCAAATCCCACGAATTGTGTCGTCCTCGATGGAACTTGCATAACTCATGATGCTTTTAGCATGCTGCAATTTTACTCGGTGGAGTTGGCTGAAGTTCCCATGGATGGTGGCTCAGTAGAGCTGTATGGATACATAGCGGTGCGGGATGATATCGATCCGTTGCTTAATTATGTCGTCAATATTAGCAGGGATGATCCCATCGTTGTGGAGGAGGGTTCTCTCATCAACATGACTGGCCCTAAGCGAGGGACAGATATCGCGGATAGTGTTCTAATTGAATATGACATGAGGATCAAGGTAGGTGAAGAAGAAAAATATGACATACAACTGATCGATGGTGCATCAATCATTGGCCCTGAAGGCAATTGGAATCGGCCATTCACATTTCGCATCCCTGGCGATGGTGGAGCGGTCGACATAATTTTATCATGTCTTTTATATGCAGTTGAGGCGACGGTAGAGGTTCCGATATCGGAAGTGCAAAGCAGTTTCAATTTGTCTATGGGATGTTTAAGCAGTGGGTTTAGTGAGGAAATCCGGCTCTTTGATGGTGCGGTTGCTAAATCATGTGGCTTAAAGAGGTCTGTGGTTGCTGTATTGAAAAATTCTTCGATAGATTTGGAGTTCAAGGTTGTTGCACTGTCATCCAGTTCCGACCACCAACATTGTTGTCCTTTCAAGGCTAAAACCCATGGGCATGATACTCAAGAAATAAAGAATGATTTTGCGTTAATCTCGGTGAAGGTGACTTGGTCGACGTTGCTTGGTAGCTTTTCTGACTAA
- the LOC119331775 gene encoding red chlorophyll catabolite reductase-like isoform X1, whose translation MLRPVTSVSMAAPTLPTISGLHHGVSPLLRARTSSTMCACMPSLAHRKVARELVAEAEAQLLPSAVPADVLEFRNSTGTAVGMLDVRRGVPASSIDFMLYSSLHCKVPNGAIDITSVLISLNALSDAPHFLMEFIQGSPSSMVVILDLLPRKDLALHPEYIVKYYENTGLDKQRENIEELPQTRPYRSPSLFVRSACSPTALSVTIDCGHGGESTLEEIVSSHLASAVKEVLQIWLHSCAGQTSEMEDAEREIMVRRDQAVRLKSIEVDLTANLPKMFGPDVSSHVIAEIRKAFGA comes from the exons ATGCTCCGGCCAGTGACCTCTGTCTCCATGGCTGCGCCAACCCTTCCAACTATCTCCGGTCTCCACCATGGCGTGTCTCCTCTTCTCCGAGCCAGAACATCAAGCACCATGTGCGCATGCATGCCCTCCCTGGCGCACCGAAAGGTAGCGCGAGAGCTGGTGGCTGAAGCCGAGGCGCAGTTGCTGCCCTCGGCTGTTCCTGCAGACGTACTCGAGTTTCGGAACAGCACCGGAACCGCCGTCGGCATGCTGGACGTGCGTCGAGGCGTGCCTGCCTCATCG ATTGATTTCATGTTGTACTCGTCACTTCACTGCAAAGTCCCGAATGGTGCAATCGATATTACATCGGTTCTTATTTCCCTAAACGCCTTGTCGGATGCACCACATTTCCTCATGGAGTTCATACAAGGCAGCCCAAGTTCAATGGTAGTGATTCTCGATCTGCTCCCACGTAAAGACCTTGCACTCCACCCCGAGTACATCGTCAAGTACTATGAAAACACTGGGCTGGACAAGCAACGTGAGAACATCGAAGAGTTGCCACAAACCCGTCCATACCGGTCGCCGTCGCTCTTTGTGCGCAGTGCATGTTCTCCAACAGCGCTGTCGGTCACCATTGATTGTGGTCATGGAGGGGAGAGTACCTTGGAGGAGATAGTGTCCAGCCATCTGGCATCAGCTGTGAAGGAAGTGCTTCAAATCTGGCTTCATAGTTGTGCTGGTCAAACATCCGAAATGGAAGATGCCGAGAGGGAGATCATGGTCAGGAGGGATCAAGCTGTAAGATTAAAATCAATCGAGGTCGATCTGACAGCAAATTTGCCTAAGATGTTCGGTCCAGATGTGTCCAGCCATGTAATCGCTGAAATTCGTAAGGCCTTTGGAGCCTAG